A genome region from Streptomyces sp. S4.7 includes the following:
- the tsf gene encoding translation elongation factor Ts — translation MANYTAADVKKLRELTGAGMMDCKKALVEADGDVDKAVEVLRVKGQKGVAKRESRSAENGAVVSLVSDDNTSGVLLELKCETDFVAKGDKFQAAANSLAAHVAATSPADIEALRASEIEPGKTVQAFVDEANANLGEKIVLDRFAQFQGDGSFVGTYMHRTMPDLPPQVGVLVELDKGSADAETAAAVAKDVAQHIAAFAPKYLTREDVPADVVENERRVAEATSREEGKPEAALPKIVEGRVNGFFKEVTLLDQPFAKDNKKSVRKVLDEAGVTLKRFARIRVGA, via the coding sequence ATGGCGAACTACACCGCCGCTGACGTCAAGAAGCTCCGCGAGCTCACCGGCGCCGGCATGATGGACTGCAAGAAGGCCTTGGTCGAGGCCGACGGCGATGTCGACAAGGCCGTCGAGGTGCTCCGCGTCAAGGGCCAGAAGGGCGTCGCCAAGCGCGAGAGCCGCAGTGCCGAGAACGGCGCCGTCGTCTCCCTCGTCTCCGACGACAACACCTCCGGCGTTCTGCTGGAGCTGAAGTGCGAGACGGACTTCGTCGCCAAGGGTGACAAGTTCCAGGCCGCCGCCAACTCGCTCGCCGCGCACGTGGCCGCGACCAGCCCCGCCGACATCGAGGCGCTGCGCGCCTCCGAGATCGAGCCCGGCAAGACCGTCCAGGCATTCGTCGACGAGGCCAACGCCAATCTCGGCGAGAAGATCGTCCTGGACCGCTTCGCCCAGTTCCAGGGCGACGGCAGCTTCGTCGGCACGTACATGCACCGCACCATGCCCGACCTCCCGCCGCAGGTCGGCGTTCTGGTCGAACTGGACAAGGGCAGTGCCGACGCCGAGACGGCCGCCGCCGTCGCCAAGGACGTCGCGCAGCACATCGCCGCGTTCGCGCCGAAGTACCTCACCCGTGAGGACGTTCCGGCCGACGTCGTCGAGAACGAGCGCCGCGTTGCCGAGGCCACCTCCCGCGAGGAGGGCAAGCCCGAGGCCGCGCTGCCCAAGATCGTCGAGGGTCGCGTCAACGGCTTCTTCAAGGAGGTCACCCTCCTCGACCAGCCGTTCGCCAAGGACAACAAGAAGTCCGTCAGGAAGGTCCTGGACGAGGCCGGTGTCACGCTGAAGCGCTTCGCGCGCATCCGCGTCGGCGCCTGA
- the pyrH gene encoding UMP kinase, protein MNKGADATKSTDDNSDPGKKAGRFMLKLSGEAFAGGGALGVDPDVVHAIAREIAAVVRDGAQIAIVIGGGNFFRGAELQQRGMDRARSDYMGMLGTVMNCLALQDFLEKEGIDSRVQTAITMGQVAEPYIPLRAVRHLEKGRVVIFGAGMGMPYFSTDTTAAQRALEIDAEALLMGKNGVDGVYDSDPKTNPDAVKFDALEYGEVITRNLKVADATAVTLCRDNALPILVFELLTEGNIARAVKGEKIGTLVSDQGTRA, encoded by the coding sequence ATGAACAAGGGCGCGGACGCCACCAAGTCCACCGACGACAACAGCGACCCCGGCAAGAAAGCCGGGCGCTTCATGCTGAAGCTGTCCGGTGAGGCGTTCGCCGGCGGGGGAGCGCTCGGCGTCGACCCCGACGTCGTACACGCCATCGCCCGTGAGATCGCCGCCGTCGTGCGGGACGGGGCACAGATCGCCATCGTCATCGGCGGAGGCAACTTCTTCCGCGGTGCCGAACTCCAGCAGCGCGGCATGGACCGGGCGCGTTCCGACTACATGGGCATGCTCGGCACGGTCATGAACTGCCTGGCCCTCCAGGACTTCCTGGAGAAGGAAGGCATCGACTCGCGCGTGCAGACCGCCATCACCATGGGGCAGGTCGCGGAGCCGTACATCCCGCTGCGCGCCGTACGGCATCTGGAGAAGGGACGCGTCGTCATCTTCGGCGCGGGCATGGGGATGCCGTACTTCTCCACCGACACCACCGCCGCCCAGCGCGCCCTGGAGATCGACGCCGAAGCCCTGCTGATGGGCAAGAACGGCGTGGACGGGGTCTACGACTCCGACCCCAAGACCAACCCCGACGCGGTGAAGTTCGACGCGCTGGAGTACGGCGAGGTGATCACCCGCAACCTCAAGGTCGCCGACGCCACGGCCGTCACTCTCTGCCGCGACAACGCGCTGCCGATCCTTGTCTTCGAGCTCCTCACGGAGGGCAATATCGCGCGCGCCGTCAAGGGTGAGAAGATCGGCACGCTCGTGAGCGACCAGGGCACCCGGGCCTGA
- the frr gene encoding ribosome recycling factor, whose product MIEETLLEAEEKMEKAVLVAKEDFAAIRTGRAHPAMFNKIVADYYGALTPINQLASFSVPEPRMAVVTPFDKSALRNIEQAIRDSDLGVNPSNDGNIIRVVFPELTQDRRKEYIKVAKTKAEDSKISIRSVRRKAKETIDKLIKDGEVGEDEGRRAEKELDDTTAKYVAQVDELLKHKEAELLEV is encoded by the coding sequence GTGATCGAAGAGACCCTCCTCGAAGCAGAGGAGAAGATGGAGAAGGCCGTCCTGGTCGCCAAGGAGGACTTCGCCGCGATCCGCACCGGTCGTGCGCACCCGGCGATGTTCAACAAGATCGTGGCGGACTACTACGGTGCGCTGACCCCGATCAACCAGCTGGCCTCGTTCTCGGTGCCCGAGCCGCGCATGGCCGTGGTGACGCCGTTCGACAAGAGCGCGCTGCGCAACATCGAGCAGGCCATCCGCGACTCCGACCTCGGGGTGAACCCGAGCAACGACGGAAACATCATCCGGGTGGTGTTCCCCGAGCTCACGCAGGACCGCCGCAAGGAGTACATCAAGGTCGCCAAGACCAAGGCGGAGGACTCGAAGATCTCGATCCGCTCCGTGCGCCGCAAGGCCAAGGAGACGATCGACAAGCTGATCAAGGACGGTGAGGTCGGCGAGGACGAGGGCCGCCGCGCCGAGAAAGAGCTCGACGACACCACGGCGAAGTACGTCGCCCAGGTCGACGAGCTGCTCAAGCACAAGGAAGCCGAGCTGCTCGAGGTCTGA
- a CDS encoding phosphatidate cytidylyltransferase: MNDSSWGAPPTAGYWGPPDQGAAPAGPAYDELDAQQTRPMPIVPDVPASGGAQDDDRGAARPGGPLFRDETSQEPMSAPPPPPPKKRAGRDLRAAIGVGVGLGAVIVASLFIVKAVFIGVIVVAVVVGLWELSSRLNEKKGIKAPLVPLALGGAAMIVVGYVRGAEGAWVATALTALAVLAWRMTEPPEGYLKDVTAGVFAVFYVPFLATFVAMMLTADDGAQRVLTFLVLTIVSDTGAYAIGWRFGSHKLAPRISPGKTREGLFGAIGFAMAAGALCMQFLIDDGTWWQGLLLGLAVAASATLGDLGESMIKRDLGIKDMGTLLPGHGGIMDRLDSLLPTAPVVWLLLVVFVGSG; encoded by the coding sequence ATGAACGACTCTTCCTGGGGGGCCCCGCCGACCGCCGGCTACTGGGGACCGCCTGACCAGGGGGCTGCCCCGGCGGGTCCCGCATACGATGAGCTTGACGCACAGCAGACTCGGCCCATGCCCATCGTGCCCGACGTACCCGCGAGCGGCGGGGCCCAGGATGACGACCGGGGGGCTGCTCGGCCGGGCGGCCCCCTGTTCCGTGACGAGACTTCGCAGGAGCCCATGTCCGCCCCTCCGCCACCTCCTCCGAAGAAGCGGGCGGGGCGCGATCTGCGCGCGGCCATAGGGGTCGGTGTGGGTCTCGGCGCGGTGATCGTGGCGTCCCTCTTCATCGTGAAGGCCGTGTTCATTGGCGTCATAGTGGTCGCCGTCGTCGTCGGACTGTGGGAGCTGAGTTCCCGGCTCAACGAGAAGAAGGGCATCAAGGCGCCCCTCGTCCCGCTCGCGCTCGGTGGCGCGGCAATGATCGTCGTCGGCTACGTACGGGGCGCGGAGGGCGCCTGGGTCGCCACCGCTCTCACGGCACTGGCCGTGCTCGCCTGGCGCATGACGGAGCCGCCCGAGGGCTATCTCAAGGACGTGACGGCGGGCGTCTTCGCGGTGTTCTACGTGCCTTTCCTGGCGACGTTCGTCGCGATGATGCTCACGGCGGACGACGGCGCGCAGCGGGTCCTCACCTTCCTGGTGCTCACCATCGTCAGCGACACCGGGGCTTACGCGATCGGCTGGCGCTTCGGCAGCCACAAGCTGGCACCGCGCATCAGCCCCGGCAAGACCCGCGAGGGTCTCTTCGGCGCCATCGGATTCGCCATGGCGGCGGGGGCGCTGTGCATGCAGTTCCTCATCGACGACGGCACCTGGTGGCAGGGGCTGCTGCTCGGTCTCGCCGTGGCGGCCAGTGCCACGCTCGGTGACCTGGGAGAGTCGATGATCAAGCGGGACCTCGGGATCAAGGACATGGGCACGCTGCTGCCCGGTCACGGCGGCATCATGGACCGCCTCGACTCGCTTCTGCCGACGGCCCCGGTCGTGTGGCTGCTGCTGGTGGTGTTCGTCGGCTCGGGCTGA
- the rlmN gene encoding 23S rRNA (adenine(2503)-C(2))-methyltransferase RlmN produces MAPPNPGELTFVAPRGAKKPPRHLADLTPEERSEAVAALGEKAFRAKQLSQHYFARFAHDPAEWTDIPAAAREKLATELLPDLMSVVRHISCDDDTTRKTLWRLHDGTLVESVLMRYPDRVTMCISSQAGCGMNCPFCATGQAGLDRNLSTAEIVHQIVDGMRALRDGEVPGGPARLSNIVFMGMGEPLANYRRVVGAIRRLTDPEPDGIGLSQRGITVSTVGLVPAMLRFAGEGFKCRLAVSLHAPDDELRDTLVPVNTRWKVREVLDAAWEYAEKSGRRISIEYAMIRDINDQAWRGDLLGRLLKGKRVHVNLIPLNPTPGSKWTASRPEDEKAFVEAIASHGVPVTVRDTRGQEIDGACGQLAATER; encoded by the coding sequence ATGGCACCGCCCAATCCCGGAGAACTCACCTTCGTCGCGCCCCGCGGCGCCAAGAAGCCGCCGAGGCACCTGGCCGACCTCACACCGGAGGAACGCAGCGAGGCCGTGGCGGCGCTCGGTGAGAAGGCGTTCCGTGCCAAGCAGCTGTCGCAGCACTACTTCGCACGGTTCGCGCACGACCCCGCCGAGTGGACGGACATCCCCGCCGCCGCGCGCGAGAAGCTCGCCACGGAACTGCTGCCCGACCTGATGTCCGTGGTGCGGCACATCTCCTGCGACGACGACACCACCCGTAAGACGCTGTGGCGGCTGCACGACGGCACGCTCGTCGAGTCCGTCCTGATGCGCTACCCGGACCGCGTCACCATGTGCATCTCCTCGCAGGCCGGCTGCGGTATGAACTGCCCGTTCTGCGCCACGGGACAGGCGGGCCTGGACCGCAACCTGTCAACGGCGGAGATCGTGCACCAGATCGTGGACGGAATGCGCGCGCTGCGCGACGGTGAAGTCCCCGGCGGCCCCGCGCGGCTGTCCAACATCGTTTTCATGGGCATGGGTGAACCGCTCGCCAACTACCGCCGCGTCGTCGGGGCGATCCGCCGGCTGACCGACCCCGAGCCGGACGGCATCGGACTCTCGCAGCGCGGCATCACCGTCTCGACGGTGGGCCTGGTGCCCGCGATGCTGCGATTCGCCGGCGAGGGCTTCAAATGCCGCCTCGCCGTATCGCTGCACGCGCCCGACGACGAGCTCCGCGACACCCTCGTGCCGGTCAACACCCGTTGGAAGGTGCGGGAGGTGCTGGACGCAGCCTGGGAGTACGCGGAGAAGTCCGGCCGTCGGATCTCCATCGAGTACGCCATGATCCGCGACATCAACGACCAGGCGTGGCGGGGCGATCTGCTGGGCCGGCTGCTCAAGGGGAAGCGGGTGCACGTCAATCTGATCCCGCTCAACCCGACACCCGGGTCCAAGTGGACGGCCTCCCGCCCCGAGGACGAGAAGGCGTTCGTCGAGGCGATCGCGTCCCACGGCGTGCCGGTGACGGTGCGCGACACCCGCGGTCAGGAGATCGATGGGGCGTGCGGTCAGCTGGCGGCCACGGAGCGCTGA